A section of the Bradyrhizobium oligotrophicum S58 genome encodes:
- a CDS encoding PQQ-dependent sugar dehydrogenase: MTRWMRTAALATLSALAPAAAVAEPAVLRGKDAFGNWQGDTPGTIRLIRPEDLPRPGATASAANVSRVVQRPASAVPKVADGFKIALFAEGLSGPRILRTAPNGDIFVAETRAGRIRVLRPSEDGGKVAVSEVFADRLGHPFGIAFYPSADPQWVYVASTERVMRFPYRTGDMKASGAAQTIADLPAGYGHSTRDVVFTKDDRRMLVSVGSAGNVGEALGEPAGGLAAWIKAHPLGAAWGGETDRAGVLAFDPDGQNRSLFATGIRNCVGLAIQPATGVPWCSTNERDGLGDDLVPDYVTRVKEGGFYGWPWYYMGDNQDPRHANERLDLKGKITVPDVLLQPHSASLGLTFYDGNLFPPEYRGDGFAAEHGSWNRSKRTGYKVIRVRLKDGMPTGEYEDFVTGFVVNDREVWGRPVGVTVARDGSLLISEDGNGTIWRVSR, from the coding sequence ATGACGAGATGGATGAGAACGGCTGCCCTGGCCACTTTGAGCGCGCTGGCGCCGGCTGCGGCTGTCGCCGAGCCTGCAGTTCTCAGGGGCAAGGACGCATTCGGCAACTGGCAGGGCGATACGCCCGGCACGATCAGGCTGATCCGTCCCGAGGATCTGCCGAGGCCGGGCGCGACGGCATCGGCCGCCAATGTCTCGCGTGTGGTGCAACGACCGGCGTCGGCCGTGCCCAAGGTCGCCGACGGCTTCAAGATCGCGCTGTTCGCGGAAGGGCTGAGCGGGCCGCGCATCCTCCGCACCGCGCCGAACGGCGACATCTTCGTCGCCGAGACCCGGGCCGGCCGCATCCGCGTGCTGCGCCCGAGCGAGGACGGCGGCAAGGTCGCCGTGAGCGAGGTCTTCGCCGACCGGCTCGGTCATCCCTTCGGCATCGCGTTCTATCCGAGCGCCGATCCGCAATGGGTCTATGTCGCAAGCACCGAGCGCGTGATGCGCTTTCCGTATCGTACAGGCGACATGAAGGCGTCGGGCGCGGCCCAGACGATCGCCGATTTGCCGGCGGGATATGGCCATTCGACCCGCGACGTCGTGTTCACCAAGGACGACAGGCGCATGCTGGTCTCGGTCGGCTCCGCCGGCAATGTCGGCGAAGCCTTGGGCGAGCCGGCCGGCGGGCTCGCGGCCTGGATCAAGGCCCATCCGCTGGGCGCGGCCTGGGGCGGGGAGACCGACCGTGCCGGCGTGCTCGCGTTCGATCCCGACGGCCAGAACCGCAGCCTGTTCGCCACCGGCATCCGCAACTGCGTCGGCCTCGCCATCCAGCCCGCAACCGGTGTGCCCTGGTGCTCGACCAACGAGCGCGACGGGCTCGGCGACGATCTGGTGCCGGACTACGTCACGCGGGTGAAGGAGGGCGGCTTCTATGGCTGGCCCTGGTACTACATGGGCGACAACCAGGACCCGCGCCATGCCAATGAGCGCCTTGACCTGAAGGGCAAGATCACCGTACCCGACGTGCTGCTGCAGCCGCATTCCGCCTCGCTCGGCCTGACCTTCTACGACGGAAACCTGTTCCCGCCGGAGTATCGCGGCGATGGCTTCGCGGCGGAGCACGGCTCGTGGAACCGCTCCAAGCGCACGGGCTACAAGGTGATCCGGGTCAGGCTGAAGGACGGCATGCCGACCGGCGAGTACGAGGACTTCGTCACCGGCTTCGTCGTCAACGACCGCGAGGTCTGGGGTCGGCCGGTCGGCGTCACCGTGGCGCGTGACGGCAGCCTTCTCATCTCCGAGGACGGCAACGGCACGATCTGGCGCGTCAGCCGCTGA
- a CDS encoding chloride channel protein: MALVLSRLSHIIDRKASNRVVTRLRALLRSNEFYLIPLALVIGVATGATVTVMSLIAQFAHVFIYGIPIDVRLSANAWIDPVIALIAPAIGGLVLGVMEWLRRRWKIAPAVDPVEANALRGGRLSMRDSVVVSGQTLVSNGSGASVGLEAGYTQIGAGIASLLGQYLTLRRNDMRLILGCGAAAAIAAAFGAPITGAFYACELIVGVYSVGSAAPILAASLAGALTSQYLAGAPYSLEVQKVGAVGFEQYIALFVLALLVAGIGIVVMRASPAVERLFVRIPVWLRPAIGGVCVGAMAIVTPQVLAAGHGAMLLDLHREMAVGMIATIIVLKLAACLISLASGFRGGLFFASLFIGSLLGKLFAGVLALAGLGLALDPLVAMLTGMATLGVAIVGGPLTMSFLVLEMTRSVDVTAVVLGACIVTSVCVRVLFGHSFSTWRLHLRGETIRSANDVGWLRNLTVERLMRSDVAKVPTTTTIAACRREFALGTRQAVVVVNNSDDYCGLVSLPDLFSGELDSIADEIQVVELAKYFEVALLPEMNVKTAMKIFDDSGAEELAVLESENSRKVIGFLTESFARRRYVEEIDQATRGVLGALS; the protein is encoded by the coding sequence ATGGCTCTCGTGCTCTCCAGGCTGTCGCATATCATCGATCGCAAGGCTTCGAACCGGGTGGTCACGCGGCTGCGGGCGCTGCTGCGCAGCAACGAGTTCTACCTGATACCGCTGGCGCTTGTGATCGGCGTTGCCACCGGCGCGACCGTGACGGTGATGAGCCTGATCGCGCAGTTCGCGCACGTGTTCATCTACGGTATTCCGATCGACGTTCGGCTCAGCGCCAATGCGTGGATAGACCCCGTCATTGCACTGATCGCGCCGGCCATCGGCGGCCTCGTGCTCGGCGTCATGGAGTGGCTGCGGCGGCGCTGGAAGATCGCGCCCGCTGTCGATCCGGTCGAAGCGAATGCGCTGCGCGGTGGGCGGCTGTCGATGCGCGACAGCGTCGTGGTGAGCGGCCAGACCCTGGTCTCCAACGGCTCCGGCGCCTCGGTCGGTCTCGAAGCCGGCTACACCCAGATCGGCGCCGGCATCGCCTCGCTGCTCGGGCAGTATCTCACCCTTCGCCGCAACGACATGCGCTTGATCCTCGGCTGCGGCGCCGCTGCAGCCATCGCCGCCGCATTCGGCGCGCCGATCACCGGTGCGTTCTACGCGTGCGAGCTGATCGTCGGCGTCTACTCCGTCGGCAGCGCCGCGCCGATCCTGGCGGCGTCGCTGGCGGGCGCGCTGACGTCGCAATATCTCGCCGGCGCGCCGTATTCGCTGGAGGTCCAGAAGGTCGGCGCGGTCGGGTTCGAGCAGTACATCGCGCTGTTCGTGCTGGCGCTGCTCGTCGCCGGCATCGGCATCGTGGTGATGCGGGCCTCGCCGGCGGTCGAGCGGCTGTTCGTCCGCATTCCGGTCTGGCTGCGCCCGGCGATCGGCGGCGTCTGCGTCGGCGCGATGGCGATCGTGACGCCGCAGGTGCTGGCGGCAGGGCACGGCGCGATGCTGCTCGACCTGCATCGCGAGATGGCGGTCGGCATGATCGCCACCATCATCGTGCTCAAGCTCGCCGCCTGCTTGATCTCGCTGGCCTCCGGATTCCGCGGCGGTCTGTTCTTCGCCTCGCTGTTCATTGGCAGCCTGCTCGGCAAGCTGTTCGCTGGTGTGCTCGCGCTGGCCGGGCTCGGGCTCGCACTCGACCCGCTGGTCGCGATGCTTACGGGCATGGCGACGCTCGGCGTCGCCATCGTCGGCGGGCCGCTGACGATGTCGTTCCTGGTGCTGGAGATGACCCGCAGCGTCGACGTCACGGCGGTGGTGTTGGGCGCCTGCATCGTGACCTCGGTGTGCGTGCGCGTGTTGTTCGGGCACTCGTTTTCGACCTGGCGCCTGCATTTGCGCGGCGAGACCATCCGCAGCGCCAACGACGTGGGCTGGCTGCGCAACCTCACGGTCGAGCGGCTGATGCGCTCCGACGTCGCGAAGGTGCCGACCACGACCACGATCGCGGCCTGCCGGCGCGAATTCGCGCTGGGCACGCGGCAGGCGGTCGTGGTGGTCAACAACAGCGACGATTATTGCGGGCTGGTGTCGCTGCCGGACCTGTTCTCCGGCGAGTTGGATTCCATCGCCGACGAGATCCAGGTGGTCGAGCTCGCGAAATATTTCGAGGTCGCGCTGTTGCCCGAAATGAACGTCAAGACGGCGATGAAGATCTTCGACGATTCCGGCGCGGAAGAGCTGGCGGTGCTGGAATCGGAGAACAGCCGCAAGGTGATCGGCTTCCTGACCGAGTCGTTCGCGCGCCGGCGCTATGTCGAGGAGATCGACCAGGCGACGCGCGGCGTGCTCGGCGCGCTGTCGTGA
- a CDS encoding acetyl-CoA C-acetyltransferase, protein MVDALIIDACRTPRGIGKAGKGALAGLHPQHLGATVLRALADRTGINTGDVDDIIWGCSSQRGPQSGDLGRMSALDAGYDIRASGVTLDRFCGSGITSVNIAASSIMAGQEDLVVAGGCEMMSMEGRRGEGPLMMDAGNLHLRALHPQSHQGVCADAIATMEGITRADVDALGLESQKRAAAAIAAGHFKKSLVPVHRDDGSLALDHEEYPRPQTTAEALAGLKPAFPAVADYALDDKGTTYRGLILQRYPGLEIAFMHHAGNSSGVVDGAAAILLASPTYAKAHGLKPRARVVAMANMGDDPTLMLNAPVPATRKVLAKAGLTIDDIDLFEINEAFAVVAEKYIRDLKLDRAKVNVNGGSIALGHPIGATGSILIGTLLDELERRDLKRGLVTMCAAGGMAPAIIIERV, encoded by the coding sequence ATGGTGGACGCGCTGATCATCGACGCCTGCAGGACCCCGCGCGGCATCGGCAAGGCGGGCAAGGGCGCGCTCGCCGGGCTGCATCCGCAGCACCTCGGCGCCACCGTGCTGCGCGCGTTGGCGGATCGGACCGGCATCAATACCGGCGATGTCGACGACATCATCTGGGGCTGCTCGTCGCAGCGCGGCCCGCAGAGCGGCGACCTCGGCCGCATGTCGGCGCTCGACGCCGGCTACGACATTCGCGCCTCCGGCGTCACGCTCGACCGCTTCTGCGGCTCCGGCATCACCAGCGTCAACATTGCAGCAAGCTCGATCATGGCCGGGCAGGAGGACCTGGTCGTCGCCGGCGGCTGCGAGATGATGTCGATGGAGGGCCGGCGCGGCGAAGGACCGCTGATGATGGATGCGGGCAATCTGCATCTGCGCGCGCTGCATCCGCAGTCGCACCAGGGCGTCTGCGCCGATGCCATCGCCACCATGGAAGGCATCACCCGCGCCGATGTCGACGCGCTCGGGCTGGAGAGCCAGAAGCGTGCGGCGGCCGCGATTGCGGCTGGGCACTTCAAGAAGAGCCTGGTGCCGGTCCATCGCGACGACGGCAGCCTCGCGCTCGACCACGAAGAATATCCGCGGCCGCAGACCACGGCCGAGGCGCTCGCCGGGCTGAAGCCGGCCTTTCCGGCCGTCGCCGACTACGCGCTCGACGACAAGGGCACGACCTATCGCGGCCTGATCCTGCAGCGCTATCCCGGCCTCGAGATCGCGTTCATGCATCACGCCGGCAATTCCTCGGGCGTGGTGGATGGCGCGGCCGCGATTCTCTTGGCATCGCCGACCTACGCCAAGGCTCATGGCCTGAAGCCGCGGGCGCGGGTGGTGGCGATGGCGAACATGGGCGACGACCCCACCTTGATGCTGAACGCTCCGGTGCCGGCGACGCGCAAGGTGCTGGCCAAGGCCGGGCTGACCATCGACGACATCGACCTGTTCGAGATCAACGAGGCCTTTGCCGTCGTCGCCGAAAAGTACATCCGCGACCTCAAGCTCGATCGCGCCAAGGTCAACGTCAATGGCGGCTCGATCGCGCTGGGACATCCGATCGGCGCCACCGGCTCCATCCTGATCGGCACCTTGCTCGACGAATTGGAGCGGCGCGATCTCAAGCGCGGCCTGGTGACGATGTGCGCGGCGGGCGGCATGGCGCCCGCGATCATCATCGAGCGGGTCTGA
- a CDS encoding MmgE/PrpD family protein: MIAMSRRRLMAGAAGLSLAALSGTSAAAAEAVSSDSKDVTKTLARYLVNARYEDLPENVRKEGVRTLLNYVGVAIGGSHHETVDIAVSALSPFSGPPQAGLFGRSERFDIMTAAFVNGVSSHIFDYDDTHLKTIIHPGGPVISAILALAEMKPVNGRDFLNALVLGVETECRIGNAVYPNHYDVGWHITGTAGVFGAAAAAGRLMGLTEQQMVWALGLAASQPVGLRESFGSMNKSFNPGRAAADGLFAAILASKNFTSSDGMIEAKRGWANTISTKQDYREITGELGQRYEAALNTYKPFACGIVLHPAIDAAIQLRDENKLTAAQVKSIDMKVNPLVLELTGKKTPKEGLEGKFSVYHAVAVALIEGAGGEKQFSDRAVRDPAIIALRGKVNPVIDPAIKPEQVEMSIALADGRVLTKRIEHAIGSLERPMSNADLERKFRDLADGIIPAQQIATVMERCWNVETLASAADIVAAGRKAA, from the coding sequence ATGATCGCGATGTCACGCCGCCGACTTATGGCAGGTGCTGCCGGCCTGTCGCTCGCAGCTCTTTCCGGCACGTCTGCAGCCGCTGCGGAGGCTGTCAGTTCCGACAGCAAGGACGTCACGAAGACGCTGGCCCGCTACCTCGTCAACGCGCGTTACGAGGACCTGCCGGAGAACGTCCGCAAGGAAGGGGTGCGGACGCTGCTGAACTATGTCGGGGTCGCCATCGGCGGCTCGCATCACGAGACGGTCGACATTGCCGTGTCGGCATTATCGCCGTTCTCCGGTCCACCGCAGGCCGGGCTGTTCGGCCGTAGCGAGCGGTTCGACATCATGACCGCCGCCTTCGTCAACGGCGTCTCCAGCCACATCTTCGATTATGACGATACCCACCTGAAGACGATCATTCATCCGGGCGGCCCGGTGATCTCCGCCATCCTGGCGCTCGCGGAGATGAAGCCGGTCAACGGCCGCGATTTCCTGAACGCGCTCGTGCTCGGGGTCGAGACCGAATGCCGGATCGGCAACGCCGTCTACCCCAACCACTACGACGTCGGCTGGCACATCACCGGAACCGCCGGCGTGTTCGGCGCGGCCGCCGCCGCGGGCCGGCTGATGGGCCTGACCGAACAGCAGATGGTGTGGGCGCTCGGTCTTGCGGCCTCTCAGCCCGTGGGTCTGCGCGAATCCTTCGGCTCCATGAACAAGAGCTTCAATCCCGGCCGCGCCGCCGCCGACGGCCTGTTCGCAGCGATCCTCGCCTCCAAGAACTTCACCAGCTCCGATGGCATGATCGAGGCCAAGCGCGGCTGGGCCAATACGATCAGCACCAAGCAGGATTATCGCGAGATCACCGGCGAGCTCGGCCAGCGCTACGAGGCTGCTCTCAACACCTACAAGCCGTTCGCCTGCGGGATCGTACTGCACCCGGCGATCGATGCCGCGATCCAGCTGCGCGACGAGAACAAGCTCACCGCAGCGCAGGTGAAGTCGATCGACATGAAGGTCAATCCGCTGGTGCTCGAACTGACCGGCAAGAAGACGCCGAAGGAAGGGCTGGAGGGCAAGTTCAGCGTCTATCACGCGGTCGCGGTGGCCCTGATCGAAGGCGCCGGCGGCGAGAAGCAGTTCTCCGACCGCGCGGTGCGCGATCCCGCCATCATCGCGCTGCGCGGCAAGGTCAATCCGGTGATCGATCCGGCGATCAAGCCCGAGCAGGTCGAGATGTCGATCGCGCTCGCCGACGGCCGGGTGCTGACCAAGCGCATCGAGCACGCCATCGGCAGCCTGGAGCGGCCGATGAGCAATGCCGATCTCGAGCGCAAGTTCAGGGATCTTGCCGATGGCATCATCCCTGCTCAGCAGATCGCGACCGTGATGGAGCGTTGCTGGAACGTGGAAACGCTGGCGAGCGCCGCCGACATCGTCGCGGCCGGCCGCAAGGCCGCCTGA
- a CDS encoding amidohydrolase family protein, with the protein MLRRDLLATMAGLGTATVLGAAPARVDAEEAKIPSIAGPDPATKTPGFNAPPGSVDTHTHIFGPASTYPFSPTRPYTPPDAPLEMFRALHAKIGVERAVIVNATVHGTDNRVVTDAIAQSNGNYKGVANINAAMSDDDLAALGKAGICACRFAFLRRLGGVGDMKVFRTLVDRVAAIGWHVDIYLEAGTIQEFVPILKALPVTYVIDHMGTISAAKGIEDAEFKALLDLQAGDEKCWVKITGPERASAAGAPFHDAVPFARKLIDNAPDRVIWGTDWPHPNVKIMPNDGDLVDLIPLFAPDPAVQHKLLVRNPERLFKFEAKS; encoded by the coding sequence ATGTTGCGACGAGATCTGCTGGCCACCATGGCCGGCTTGGGAACCGCCACCGTGCTCGGCGCAGCACCCGCGCGAGTCGATGCTGAGGAGGCCAAGATCCCCAGCATTGCCGGCCCGGATCCGGCCACGAAGACTCCGGGCTTCAATGCGCCGCCGGGCAGCGTCGACACCCACACCCACATCTTCGGGCCGGCATCGACCTATCCGTTCTCGCCCACCCGCCCCTACACGCCGCCCGATGCGCCGCTCGAGATGTTCCGGGCGCTGCATGCCAAGATCGGCGTCGAGCGAGCGGTCATCGTCAACGCCACCGTCCACGGCACCGACAACCGCGTCGTCACCGATGCGATCGCGCAGAGCAACGGCAACTACAAGGGCGTCGCCAACATCAATGCGGCGATGTCGGATGATGATCTCGCAGCGCTCGGCAAGGCCGGCATCTGCGCCTGCCGGTTTGCGTTCCTGCGCCGCCTCGGCGGGGTCGGCGACATGAAGGTGTTCCGCACGCTGGTCGACCGTGTCGCGGCGATCGGCTGGCATGTCGACATCTACCTCGAGGCCGGCACGATCCAGGAGTTCGTGCCGATCCTGAAGGCGCTGCCGGTCACCTATGTGATCGATCACATGGGCACGATCAGCGCCGCGAAGGGCATTGAGGACGCCGAGTTCAAGGCTCTGCTCGACCTGCAGGCCGGCGACGAAAAGTGCTGGGTCAAGATCACCGGTCCGGAGCGCGCTTCCGCAGCCGGTGCGCCCTTCCACGACGCCGTGCCGTTCGCCCGGAAGCTGATCGACAACGCACCGGATCGCGTCATCTGGGGCACCGACTGGCCGCACCCGAACGTCAAGATCATGCCCAATGACGGTGATCTGGTGGATCTGATCCCGCTTTTCGCGCCCGATCCTGCCGTTCAGCACAAGCTGCTTGTCAGAAATCCCGAACGGCTGTTCAAGTTCGAGGCCAAGAGCTGA
- the dctA gene encoding C4-dicarboxylate transporter DctA, with translation MTATTLAADSKAGARRAWWKELWVQVMIAMAAGILLGAVKPDLGAQMQPLGDAFIKAIRMLIAPIIFCTVVNGIAHMADMAKVGRVAIKALVYFEVITTLALIIGLTAVNLFQPGVGMNVDPATINSATIEPYVKQTAAVGFVPFLLNIIPQTFVGAFAEGNILQVLFISVMCGFSLIWLGDRAKPVTDVIEVAGQMIFGVVRIVMWAAPLGAFGAIAFTVGKFGIGSLAKLGLLLGSFYLTCVIFIAVVLGPIAAFAGFSLWKLIRYIRDEVLVCIATTSSETVLPRMLVKLEAAGCERSIVGLVIPTGYSFNLDGTCLYLATAAVFLAQATNTQLDISHQIGLLLILLVTSKGAAGIAGAAFVVLAATLAATGTIPVASVALVLGIHRLMSQGLTPTNLIGNAVATIVIARWENALDTTRLKQVLDGGAGSELTE, from the coding sequence ATGACTGCCACGACCCTCGCCGCCGACAGCAAAGCAGGCGCCCGCCGCGCGTGGTGGAAGGAGCTATGGGTCCAGGTCATGATCGCGATGGCCGCGGGCATCCTGCTCGGCGCCGTGAAGCCGGATCTCGGCGCCCAGATGCAGCCGCTCGGCGACGCGTTCATCAAGGCGATCCGGATGCTGATCGCGCCGATCATCTTCTGCACGGTCGTCAACGGCATCGCCCACATGGCCGACATGGCCAAGGTCGGCCGCGTCGCGATCAAGGCGCTGGTCTATTTCGAGGTGATCACGACCTTGGCGCTGATCATCGGCCTCACCGCCGTGAATCTGTTCCAGCCCGGCGTCGGCATGAACGTCGATCCGGCGACCATCAACTCCGCGACCATCGAGCCCTACGTCAAGCAGACCGCGGCGGTCGGCTTCGTGCCATTCCTGCTCAACATCATCCCGCAGACCTTCGTCGGCGCCTTTGCCGAGGGCAACATCCTGCAGGTGCTGTTCATCTCGGTGATGTGCGGGTTCTCGCTGATCTGGCTCGGCGACCGCGCCAAGCCAGTGACCGACGTGATCGAGGTCGCCGGGCAGATGATCTTCGGCGTGGTCAGGATCGTGATGTGGGCCGCCCCGCTCGGCGCCTTCGGCGCCATTGCCTTCACCGTCGGCAAGTTCGGCATCGGCTCGCTGGCGAAGCTCGGCCTGCTGCTCGGCAGCTTCTATTTGACCTGCGTCATCTTCATCGCGGTGGTGCTCGGGCCGATCGCCGCCTTCGCCGGCTTCAGCCTGTGGAAGCTGATCCGCTACATCCGCGACGAGGTGCTGGTCTGCATCGCGACCACGTCGTCGGAAACGGTGCTGCCGCGCATGCTGGTCAAGCTGGAGGCCGCCGGCTGCGAGCGCAGCATCGTCGGGCTCGTCATCCCCACCGGCTATTCGTTCAATCTCGACGGCACCTGCCTCTATCTGGCGACCGCAGCCGTGTTCCTGGCGCAGGCGACCAACACCCAGCTCGACATCAGCCACCAGATCGGGCTGCTGCTGATCCTGCTGGTGACATCGAAGGGCGCAGCCGGCATCGCCGGCGCCGCCTTCGTCGTGCTGGCCGCAACGCTCGCCGCGACCGGGACGATTCCGGTCGCCAGCGTCGCGCTGGTGCTCGGCATCCACAGGCTGATGTCACAGGGGCTGACGCCGACCAACCTGATCGGCAATGCGGTCGCGACCATCGTGATCGCAAGGTGGGAGAACGCGTTGGACACCACGCGTCTGAAGCAGGTGCTGGATGGCGGAGCCGGAAGCGAGCTGACTGAATAG
- a CDS encoding ABC transporter substrate-binding protein, with amino-acid sequence MARILAPTGHLRAGLYPGTPTSVLPDGTDNPRGVGYTIGKEMARQLHVDYAPVVFPRNAEVLEAVKSGAVDVAFTNASPARAKNMDFGPVYLEIELGYLVPDGSPLSDIGDVDATGRKVGVTAGSTSDATLGRELKNATLVRAPTLKDATNMLASHQIDAFATNKATLFEMTEQVPGSRVLDGRWGEERHAIAIPKGREAGLDFLRSFTAHIRSSGLVSAAADRAGLKGVVAPGK; translated from the coding sequence ATGGCGCGCATTCTCGCGCCGACCGGGCACCTGCGCGCGGGCCTCTATCCGGGCACGCCGACATCGGTCCTGCCGGATGGGACCGACAATCCCCGCGGCGTCGGCTACACGATCGGCAAGGAGATGGCGCGCCAGCTCCATGTCGACTACGCGCCGGTCGTGTTCCCCAGGAATGCGGAGGTGCTCGAGGCCGTCAAAAGCGGCGCGGTCGACGTGGCCTTCACCAACGCATCGCCGGCGCGCGCGAAGAACATGGATTTCGGTCCCGTGTATCTGGAGATCGAACTCGGCTACCTGGTGCCCGACGGCTCGCCGCTCTCTGACATCGGCGACGTCGATGCCACCGGCCGCAAGGTCGGCGTCACCGCCGGCAGCACGTCGGACGCGACGCTAGGGCGCGAGCTGAAGAACGCGACGCTGGTCCGGGCGCCGACGTTGAAGGACGCCACGAACATGCTGGCGAGCCATCAGATCGACGCCTTCGCGACCAACAAGGCAACCTTGTTCGAGATGACCGAGCAGGTCCCCGGCTCGCGCGTGCTCGACGGGCGCTGGGGCGAAGAGCGCCACGCCATTGCCATTCCCAAGGGCCGCGAGGCCGGACTTGATTTCCTGCGCAGCTTCACGGCCCACATTCGCTCGTCTGGGCTGGTGAGCGCCGCCGCGGACCGCGCCGGATTGAAGGGCGTTGTAGCGCCCGGCAAATAG
- a CDS encoding PepSY domain-containing protein yields MNKQLLLKLHRWISLTFALPLLVIIVTGLILSFEPMAQVAAVKPGSVDPARVVALIKQYDPDGKARGIAINPTAQHLTLQGRPGTELDMATGAAADKPVTGSVFQWARTTHEHLIGIEGLTTISTIGMIVIMIIGILMGLPRLRNTLSGWHKGAAWFTLPLILLSPLTGLLLDPSNSFFSTPPAATRSITLPEAVSLVAKDHDLATVNMIGTRGGRMMARIIEGDELRAYAVTADGLSALPRNWVRLLHEGNWSLIGSTANVAISVVLLTLLITGVLIWTQRRLRRPKRTRDPQAKPAIASSVIS; encoded by the coding sequence ATGAACAAACAGCTGCTGCTCAAACTCCACCGCTGGATCAGCCTGACCTTCGCCCTGCCGTTGCTCGTGATCATCGTCACCGGACTGATCCTCTCGTTCGAGCCAATGGCGCAGGTTGCTGCCGTCAAGCCCGGCAGCGTCGATCCGGCGCGCGTGGTCGCGCTGATCAAGCAATACGATCCGGACGGCAAGGCGCGCGGCATCGCGATCAATCCGACGGCTCAGCATCTGACGCTGCAGGGTCGGCCCGGCACCGAGCTCGACATGGCCACCGGCGCAGCGGCAGACAAGCCCGTCACGGGAAGCGTGTTTCAGTGGGCGCGCACGACCCATGAGCACCTGATCGGGATAGAGGGCCTCACGACGATCTCCACCATCGGCATGATCGTCATCATGATCATCGGCATCCTGATGGGGCTGCCGCGGCTGCGCAACACACTGTCGGGCTGGCACAAAGGCGCGGCATGGTTCACGCTGCCGCTGATCCTGTTGAGCCCGCTGACCGGGCTCCTGCTCGATCCCAGCAACAGCTTTTTCAGCACGCCGCCGGCCGCGACCAGGAGCATCACCCTGCCGGAGGCGGTGAGCCTCGTCGCGAAGGATCATGATCTCGCCACCGTCAACATGATCGGCACGCGCGGCGGACGGATGATGGCGCGGATTATCGAGGGTGACGAACTGCGCGCCTATGCGGTAACCGCCGACGGTCTCTCTGCGCTGCCGCGCAACTGGGTGCGGCTGCTGCACGAAGGCAACTGGTCGCTGATCGGCAGCACGGCCAACGTGGCGATCTCCGTGGTGCTGCTGACGCTGCTGATCACCGGCGTGCTGATCTGGACGCAGCGCCGGCTGCGCCGCCCGAAGCGGACGAGGGACCCACAGGCCAAGCCGGCCATCGCGTCATCCGTGATCTCCTGA
- a CDS encoding TetR/AcrR family transcriptional regulator, with protein MVTSSSHAAPSTSVAGPGRTERKHAQILASARTLFMAGGFDTTSVDAIARHAGVSKATLYGHFADKDALLLALVEADCRSMGETLWIRDERPIDLERDLREIARRFLAMFLDGRGLAMHRLVMSCASRYPAIAEAFMTAGPDRCDAEVAAFLRAAEVQGLLDVPDARLAATQFLTLIQGRLPLTWALSMKAPSPAVSRAQIEGGIKVFIAAYGRTEARSRRPARAISTSASRRPRASAAKRP; from the coding sequence ATGGTCACATCTTCTTCGCATGCAGCGCCGTCAACTTCGGTTGCAGGCCCCGGGCGCACAGAGCGTAAGCACGCGCAGATCCTGGCGAGCGCGCGGACTCTGTTCATGGCGGGGGGCTTCGACACCACGAGCGTGGACGCGATCGCGCGCCATGCCGGCGTGTCGAAGGCGACGCTCTATGGTCATTTCGCCGACAAGGATGCGTTGCTGCTCGCTTTGGTCGAGGCGGATTGCCGAAGCATGGGCGAGACGTTGTGGATCCGGGATGAGCGGCCCATCGACCTGGAGCGGGACCTGCGTGAGATCGCGCGCCGCTTCCTGGCGATGTTTCTGGACGGCCGAGGGCTGGCAATGCACCGGCTCGTGATGTCCTGCGCCTCGCGCTATCCGGCGATTGCGGAGGCGTTCATGACGGCGGGGCCGGACCGCTGCGACGCGGAGGTCGCCGCGTTTCTGCGTGCGGCCGAGGTGCAAGGTCTGCTCGATGTCCCCGATGCCAGGCTCGCCGCTACGCAATTCCTGACCTTGATCCAGGGCCGGCTGCCGCTGACCTGGGCGCTGTCCATGAAGGCGCCGAGCCCGGCCGTGTCCCGCGCTCAGATCGAAGGCGGGATCAAGGTGTTCATCGCGGCCTATGGACGGACCGAAGCGAGGTCAAGGCGGCCGGCGAGGGCCATCTCGACGTCCGCTTCGAGGCGTCCGCGTGCGTCGGCTGCCAAGCGCCCGTGA